Proteins co-encoded in one Hymenobacter swuensis DY53 genomic window:
- a CDS encoding RtcB family protein translates to MASQLRGNDLRQLGFPEGRAIGLALAQLQRKHLKKLSQTDQLTLLQELLANPQTYLTHLDWSHTAAALLPPPSRHIALAERKEYVVFGAEHIEQGAIHQMETAMKLPVTVAGALMPDAHHGYGLPIGGVLATDNAVIPYAVGVDIGCRMALSVFALPPKHLEQRVQELRKLLLEHTKFGGRDVFRHGQHLDHAVLSRDEFRDIPFLRNKLDTAASQIGSSGGGNHFVEWGVVDITDPTNELGVPVGQYLGLLSHSGSRGLGASVANHYTKLAQDTCQLPAEARHLAWLGLETEAGQEYWAAMNLAGDYASACHHQIHHRLAKALGERPLGKVENHHNFAWKERLVTGQEVVVHRKGATPAGAGVLGIIPGSMTAPGFIVRGRGEASALSSASHGAGRQMSRTRAKQELGEAEMRRYLQQHGVELIGGGLDEAPQAYKDIRQVMQSQTELVDVLGSFTPRIVRMEGGV, encoded by the coding sequence ATGGCCTCTCAATTACGTGGCAACGACCTTCGCCAACTGGGTTTCCCGGAAGGTCGGGCCATTGGGCTGGCGCTGGCCCAACTGCAGCGCAAACACCTCAAAAAACTCTCTCAAACCGACCAGCTGACTTTATTGCAGGAGTTACTGGCTAACCCGCAAACCTACCTCACCCACCTCGACTGGAGCCACACAGCGGCCGCGCTGTTGCCACCGCCCAGTCGCCACATTGCCCTGGCTGAGCGTAAGGAGTACGTCGTTTTCGGAGCCGAACACATCGAGCAGGGAGCCATTCATCAGATGGAAACCGCCATGAAACTGCCCGTGACTGTTGCCGGTGCCCTCATGCCCGATGCTCACCACGGCTACGGACTGCCCATTGGCGGGGTGCTGGCTACCGATAACGCCGTAATCCCCTACGCTGTGGGGGTAGATATTGGCTGCCGGATGGCCCTATCGGTATTTGCACTGCCGCCCAAGCACTTGGAGCAACGGGTGCAGGAGTTGCGCAAGTTGCTGCTGGAGCACACCAAGTTCGGTGGCCGTGACGTATTCCGTCACGGTCAGCACCTAGACCACGCGGTGCTGAGCCGGGATGAGTTCCGGGACATTCCGTTCCTGCGCAATAAGCTGGATACGGCAGCTTCGCAAATCGGCTCTTCGGGCGGCGGCAACCACTTTGTAGAGTGGGGCGTAGTGGATATCACCGACCCCACCAACGAGTTGGGCGTGCCGGTTGGGCAATACCTGGGCCTGCTTTCACACTCCGGCTCCCGGGGCCTGGGAGCCAGCGTGGCAAACCACTACACCAAACTGGCGCAGGATACCTGCCAGTTGCCCGCCGAAGCCCGCCACCTGGCGTGGCTGGGCCTCGAAACAGAAGCGGGGCAGGAGTACTGGGCCGCTATGAACTTGGCTGGCGACTACGCCTCAGCCTGCCACCACCAGATCCATCATCGTCTGGCTAAGGCTCTTGGTGAGCGGCCGCTGGGGAAAGTGGAAAACCACCACAATTTCGCCTGGAAGGAGCGGCTGGTAACGGGGCAGGAAGTGGTAGTGCACCGCAAAGGAGCTACCCCGGCCGGGGCCGGCGTACTGGGCATTATCCCAGGCTCCATGACGGCTCCCGGTTTCATTGTGCGGGGGCGGGGCGAGGCTAGCGCCCTAAGTTCGGCTTCGCACGGCGCAGGCCGGCAAATGTCGCGTACCCGGGCCAAGCAGGAGCTGGGCGAAGCTGAAATGCGCCGCTACCTGCAACAGCACGGCGTAGAGCTTATCGGTGGTGGGCTGGACGAAGCCCCGCAGGCTTACAAAGACATCCGCCAGGTGATGCAGAGCCAGACAGAGCTGGTAGACGTGCTGGGGTCCTTCACCCCGCGTATTGTGCGGATGGAAGGCGGCGTATAG
- a CDS encoding PID-CTERM protein-sorting domain-containing protein — MKNLATAYRLAFAAGSLLLLTGTFSSVRAQGSGGPTPDPTAVPIDGGASLLLAAGVGLGLKKLRDRRRA; from the coding sequence ATGAAAAACCTCGCTACTGCGTACCGGCTGGCTTTTGCGGCCGGAAGCCTGTTATTACTTACCGGTACCTTCTCCTCCGTTCGGGCACAGGGCTCCGGTGGCCCTACCCCTGATCCTACGGCCGTGCCGATTGACGGGGGCGCTTCTCTGCTGCTGGCGGCAGGAGTAGGCCTGGGCCTGAAAAAGCTGCGGGACCGGCGCCGGGCATAA